From one Mytilus galloprovincialis chromosome 13, xbMytGall1.hap1.1, whole genome shotgun sequence genomic stretch:
- the LOC143056914 gene encoding beta-1,3-galactosyltransferase 1-like → MNAYDRRYLTFIFFIVILNLLILSVVEDFSKFKLEIPFFNSIQQIQTQDIYNCDEDQNLNTSIQRRELKSRGSNYPIVISMPYKINNKNICHGVPKVSTIVMVHTAPKHFTRRIVLRSKMLNATYYSPESIRVVFLLGLVKSEIIQKRIEDESETYGDIVQGYFLDTYRNLTNKGVMGYKWISEHCMNAEFVTKIDDDVYINFFKVFEEMFDLKKKKKFILCNKIGKHRMNIVRNKRSKWYVGDDEFKGIKRYPHTYCSGLVVFISTDLVPMLYQAAIGSPFVWVDDFYLFGILPSKVDGVVHIDLRTRLNFNLMKAVKCYTNYGTKCPHAVVYAAYHGNNGFEKLWTAIVKDRQQSIYGNYYMNLPGFSNPKIKPLSLY, encoded by the coding sequence ATGAATGCATATGACAGAAGATATCTgacttttattttctttattgtcATTTTGAACTTATTGATTCTGAGTGTAGTCGAAGATTTTAGCAAATTCAAATTGGAAATTCCTTTTTTCAACAGTATACAACAGATTCAAACCCAAGACATTTACAATTGCGATGAAGATCAAAACCTTAATACTTCCATACAGAGAAGAGAACTCAAATCTAGAGGTTCTAACTATCCTATTGTTATATCGATGccatacaaaataaacaataaaaacatttgtCACGGAGTTCCTAAAGTGTCAACCATCGTCATGGTCCATACAGCACCTAAACATTTTACAAGAAGAATCGTTCTAAGGAGCAAAATGCTCAATGCAACATATTACAGTCCAGAAAGTATTCGCGTCGTATTTCTCTTAGGATTggtaaaaagtgaaataatacaaaaaagaatTGAAGATGAAAGTGAAACGTACGGTGATATTGTGCAAGGCTATTTTCTAGATACTTATCGGAATTTAACAAACAAAGGCGTCATGGGTTATAAATGGATATCAGAACATTGTATGAACGCAGAGTTTGTTACCAAAATTGACGATGATGTCTATATcaattttttcaaagttttcGAAGAAATGTTTGAccttaaaaagaagaaaaagtttATTCTTTGCAACAAGATAGGAAAGCATAGAATGAATATTGTACGGAATAAAAGAAGTAAATGGTATGTAGGAGATGACGAATTTAAAGGTATAAAACGATATCCTCACACATATTGTAGTGGACTTGTAGTGTTCATATCTACAGACCTAGTGCCTATGTTATACCAAGCTGCCATCGGTTCACCATTTGTTTGGGTTGACGATTTTTATTTATTCGGTATTTTACCATCGAAAGTTGATGGTGTTGTACATATTGATTTAAGGACGAGGTTGAATTTTAACTTAATGAAGGCAGTAAAATGTTACACAAACTATGGGACGAAGTGTCCACACGCTGTTGTGTATGCGGCATACCACGGGAACAATGGCTTTGAAAAACTGTGGACAGCAATCGTCAAAGACAGACAACAGAGTATTTATGGAAACTATTACATGAATTTACCAGGTTTTTCGAATCCAAAAATAAAACCTTTGTCACTCTATTAG